From a region of the Helianthus annuus cultivar XRQ/B chromosome 5, HanXRQr2.0-SUNRISE, whole genome shotgun sequence genome:
- the LOC110941053 gene encoding R3H domain-containing protein 2: protein MADSVDGAPDSWEVADVDAAVSRLMLSSKRESNNSSPNLTTGSSSEINSDLLAPVRSSSGGVLEDLVNTVDQFLREALQNPRERLSVLRLEQDVEKFIRDPSQQQMEFPQLPTSYLRLAAHRVAQHYSLQSTVLLDNNLLESSGSRIIVHKTPDTRFPLIRLADIPLKSPTDDSTNNVVKVAIKQRPNKKSQITGSNSNLQRSESLKSVEERKEEYNRARARIFCSDSSTSGGKQESDLRVPEVFNRGSLGALKAEEVSSSTGMNVNSGRGSVTGSGSASRVRLEEPVSRSRNNSKVAIFRDREVERKDPDYDRSYDRYAQRFDPGFGFNGGSYPVQPMYAPVLTYNTEFPQLGSAHTHRAPPISTEQHQSHTLAQHIPGPWVPPSSPVGLGYRPPESMVPPFNPNHGSTLYMQYPSQGTSGVTFMHPHEQVHQQLAQSQQQSDASFGLANRPR, encoded by the exons ATGGCGGACTCAGTAGACGGAGCTCCGGATTCATGGGAGGTTGCCGACGTAGACGCCGCCGTGAGCAGGTTAATGCTCTCTTCGAAGCGCGAAAGCAACAATTCATCGCCTAATTTGACTACTGGTTCTTCTTCGGAGATTAATTCAGATTTGTTAGCTCCGGTGAGGTCGTCGTCTGGTGGTGTGTTGGAGGATTTGGTGAATACTGTTGATCAGTTTCTTCGTGAAGCGTTGCAAAACCCTAGGGAGCGTCTTTCAG TGTTAAGGTTGGAGCAGGATGTAGAAAAATTCATCAGAGACCCTTCACAACAGCAAATGGAGTTTCCGCAACTACCCACTTCTTATCTACGTTTAGCAGCACATCGTGTAGCTCAACACTATTCTCTTCAATCCACCGTCTTACTTGACAACaaccttttggaaagttctgGTTCCAGAATCATCGTCCACAAGACTCCCGATACCCGTTTCCCTCTAATACGTTTAGCTGATATTCCTCTAAAATCACCAACCGATGACTCCACCAACAACGTTGTCAAAGTTGCAATCAAACAAAGACCAAACAAGAAATCACAAATTACTGGATCAAATTCAAATTTACAAAGGAGCGAGAGTTTGAAAAGTGTTGAGGAGAGAAAAGAAGAATATAATCGTGCGCGTGCAAGAATATTCTGTTCTGATAGTTCTACATCTGGTGGGAAGCAAGAGAGTGATTTGAGGGTGCCTGAAGTGTTTAATCGTGGTTCTTTAGGGGCGTTAAAGGCGGAAGAAGTTTCGTCTTCAACAGGAATGAATGTTAATAGTGGCAGGGGTTCGGTTACCGGTTCGGGTTCCGCAAGTAGAGTTAGATTAGAGGAGCCGGTTAGTAGGTCTAGGAATAATAGTAAAGTGGCAATCTTTCGGGACCGTGAAGTTGAGCGAAAGGATCCTGATTATGATAGGAGCTATGACAG ATATGCACAAAGATTCGATCCCGGCTTTGGGTTTAATGGTGGCTCATATCCCGTACAACCTATGTATGCACCTGTCTTGACCTACAACACCGAATTTCCACAACTTGGTTCAGCTCATACCCATAGGGCCCCACCTATCTCTACTGAACAACACCAATCACACACACTGGCTCAACATATACCTGGACCATGGGTTCCACCATCCTCACCCGTAGGTCTCGGTTACAGACCCCCAGAGTCAATGGTACCCCCGTTTAATCCCAATCACGGTTCTACACTCTACATGCAGTACCCTTCTCAAGGTACTTCTGGAGTCACGTTTATGCATCCTCATGAACAAGTTCACCAACAATTGGCACAG TCTCAGCAGCAATCCGATGCGAGTTTTGGATTAGCCAACCGTCCCCGATAA
- the LOC110943465 gene encoding ATP-dependent DNA helicase pif1-like yields the protein MPFPDDDSLRDATNRLINEVLSHNVDEVQVEFNKLHQSLTDEQRAVFDEIMAAVASRKGGLFFVYGYGGTGKTFLWKTLASAVRCRGEIVLNVASSGIVSLLLSRGRTAHSHFHIPINLTEDSMCHIKPNSDIAKLLKETQLIISDEAPMVHKHAFEALDRMMSDVFSDGRSIRSDVPFGGKVFVFSGDFRQILPVIPNGTRQQIVCVSLSSSYIWSKCKLLRLTKNMRLTIGAESSDMDSIRDFAKWLLDIGEGDAKEYLSSDSICQTEQMLYSFQEGLYSTENLNALKISGLPNHRLVLKVGDPVICFSETSINRKAYVTVQGYKLHF from the exons ATGCCTTTCCCTGATGACGATTCGTTACGTGATGCTACTAATCGTCTAATCAATGAAGTGCTATCACATAACGTAGATGAAGTACAAGTTGAGTTTAATAAGTTGCATCAATCTCTGACGGATGAACAACGAGCGGTTTTTGACGAAATAATGGCAGCAGTTGCAAGCCGTAAAGGAGGCTTATTTTTCGTCTATGGTTACGGTGGAACTGGAAAAACGTTCTTATGGAAGACTTTGGCTTCAGCAGTTCGATGTAGAGGTGAGATAGTTTTAAATGTTGCTTCAAGTGGTATTGTTTCGTTATTACTTTCTCGTGGAAGGACAGCCCATTCTCACTTCCATATCCCAATTAATCTCACTGAAGATTCGATGTGTCATATTAAGCCAAATAGTGATATCGCCAAATTATTAAAGGAAACACAATTGATCATATCGGACGAAGCACCGATGGTCCACAAACATGCCTTTGAAGCTTTAGATAGGATGATGTCTGACGTATTTTCTGACGGTAGGAGTATTCGTTCTGATGTTCCGTTTGGAGGGAAAGTTTTTGTATTCAGCGGTGACTTTAGACAAATCCTACCAGTTATTCCTAATGGTACTAGACAACAAATAGTTTGTGTGTCTTTAAGCTCTTCATATATATGGTCAAAGTGCAAACTGTTAAGATTGACTAAAAACATGCGCCTAACAATTGGAGCTGAAAGTTCTGATATGGACTCTATCAGGGATTTTGCAAAATGGCTGCTTGATATTGGTGAAG GTGATGCCAAAGAGTATTTGAGCTCCGATAGCATATGTCAAACTGAACAAATGTTGTATTCATTTCAAGAAGGTTTATACTCAACAGAAAATTTGAATGCACTTAAGATTTCTGGCTTGCCTAATCATAGATTAGTTCTTAAAGTTGGTGATCCTGTCATATGCTTCTCCGAAACATCGATCAACAGAAAGGCTTATGTAACGGTACAAGGCTACAAATTACATTTCTAG